The following proteins are co-located in the Saccharomyces kudriavzevii IFO 1802 strain IFO1802 genome assembly, chromosome: 6 genome:
- the CAF16 gene encoding putative ATP-binding cassette family ATPase CAF16 (similar to Saccharomyces cerevisiae CAF16 (YFL028C); ancestral locus Anc_8.42) — MVSQLAVEVRNLTYKFKESSDPSVVDIDLKIPWNTRSLVVGANGAGKSTLLKLLSGKHLCLDGKIMVNGLDPFSPLSMNQVDDDESAEDSTNYQTTTYLGTEWCHMSIINRDIGVLELLESIGFEYFRERGERLVRILDIDLRWRMHRLSDGQKRRVQLAMGLLKPWRVLLLDEVTVDLDVIARARLLEFLKWETETRRCSVVYATHIFDGLAKWPHQVYHMKAGRIVNELNFLKDVEFSEVVNAKVNGQVAFDDSSNKVLISKVNSLHPLALEWLKRDNQIPEKEIGI; from the coding sequence ATGGTGTCCCAACTTGCTGTTGAAGTACGTAATTTAACGTATAAATTCAAGGAAAGCTCTGATCCATCTGTTGTTGATATCGATTTGAAAATCCCATGGAACACAAGGTCTTTAGTTGTGGGAGCGAATGGTGCCGGTAAATCCACacttttgaaattattgagTGGCAAACATCTTTGTCTTGACGGTAAGATCATGGTGAATGGTCTTGACCCGTTTAGTCCTTTGTCTATGAATCAAGTGGACGACGACGAAAGTGCTGAGGATTCCACGAATTACCAAACGACCACTTATTTGGGTACGGAATGGTGCCATATGAGCATCATTAATAGGGATATTGGCGTTTTAGAACTATTAGAGAGTATTGGGTTCGAATATTTCAGAGAAAGAGGCGAAAGATTGGTCAGAATCCTGGACATCGATTTGCGTTGGAGAATGCACAGATTGAGTGATGGGCAAAAGAGGAGAGTGCAATTGGCTATGGGTCTTTTGAAACCGTGGAGAGTTTTGCTACTTGATGAGGTCACTGTGGATTTGGATGTTATTGCCAGAGCAAGATTGTTAGAGTTCTTGAAATGGGAGACCGAAACTAGAAGATGCTCAGTAGTTTACGCTACGCATATTTTTGATGGCTTAGCTAAATGGCCCCACCAAGTGTATCATATGAAAGCAGGTAGGATTGTGAATGAGTTGAATTTTCTCAAGGACGTGGAGTTTTCCGAGGTAGTCAACGCTAAAGTCAATGGGCAAGTTGCTTTCGATGACAGCAGTAATAAGGTCCTTATCAGTAAAGTGAACAGTCTACATCCATTGGCATTGGAATGGTTGAAACGTGATAATCAAATTCCAGAGAAAGAGATAGGTATATAG
- the AGX1 gene encoding alanine--glyoxylate transaminase (similar to Saccharomyces cerevisiae AGX1 (YFL030W); ancestral locus Anc_8.37): MTNSVDTLLIPGPIILSETVQKALDVPSLGHTSPEFVSIFERVLKNTRAVFNSAAASKSQPFVLAGSGTLGWDLFASNFILSEAPNKNVLVVSTGTFSDRFADCLRSYGAQVDVVGPLKIGESLPSELLTEKLSEKKYGAVTVTHVDTSTAVLSDLKAISQAIKRVSPETFFVVDAVCSIGCEEFEFDDWGVDFALTASQKAIGAPAGLSISLCSSRFMEYALDDRQNGQVRGYFSSLRRWTPIMQSYEAGKGAYFATPPVQLINSLDVALKEILGEGLTKRWDLHREMSDWFKDSLVNGLQLTSVSKYPSNMSAHGLTAVYVADPPSVIAFLKSHGVVIAGGIHKDIGPKYIRIGHMGVTACNKNLPYMKNCFDLIKLALQRKK, from the coding sequence ATGACTAACTCTGTAGATACGCTGCTGATTCCGGGCCCCATTATCCTTAGTGAAACGGTCCAGAAGGCTCTGGACGTGCCCTCCCTAGGCCATACCTCTCCCGAGTTCGTCTCCATTTTCGAAAgagttttgaagaacacCAGAGCCGTGTTCAATTCCGCTGCTGCCTCCAAGTCTCAGCCCTTTGTGCTTGCCGGCTCTGGTACGCTGGGCTGGGACCTGTTTGCCTCGAACTTCATTCTTTCTGAGGCGCCCAACAAGAACGTGTTGGTCGTGTCCACTGGGACATTTTCTGACCGGTTTGCGGATTGCCTGCGTAGCTACGGTGCCCAAGTAGACGTTGTTGGGCCTCTCAAGATAGGCGAATCTCTTCCCTCAGAACTGCTCACTGAGAAGTTGTCAGAGAAGAAGTACGGCGCCGTTACAGTGACTCATGTTGACACTTCTACGGCGGTGCTGTCCGATTTGAAGGCCATTTCGCAGGCCATCAAGCGCGTTTCGCCGGAAACGTTCTTCGTGGTCGACGCCGTGTGCTCTATTGGGTGTGAAGAGTTTGAATTCGACGACTGGGGGGTGGATTTCGCCTTAACCGCATCCCAGAAGGCCATTGGCGCACCAGCAGGCCTCTCCATCTCGCTGTGTAGCAGCAGGTTTATGGAGTATGCGCTTGACGACAGACAGAACGGACAGGTCCGAGGCTATTTCTCGTCCTTGAGGAGATGGACCCCAATAATGCAAAGCTACGAGGCTGGTAAGGGTGCGTACTTCGCAACGCCACCGGTGCAACTGATCAATAGCCTCGACGTCGCTTTGAAAGAGATCCTTGGCGAGGGGTTGACCAAGAGGTGGGATTTGCACCGTGAAATGAGCGACTGGTTCAAAGACAGTCTGGTCAATGGCTTGCAATTGACATCCGTGTCAAAGTACCCTTCAAACATGTCTGCGCACGGTTTGACCGCCGTGTACGTTGCCGATCCTCCCAGCGTTATTGCGTTTCTGAAGTCCCATGGTGTAGTTATAGCCGGTGGCATCCACAAGGACATCGGGCCCAAGTACATCCGCATTGGACACATGGGTGTAACCGCTTGCAACAAGAACTTACCGTACATGAAGAACTGCTTCGACTTGATAAAGTTGGCTCTTCAGAGGAAGAAATGA
- the BST1 gene encoding Bst1p (similar to Saccharomyces cerevisiae BST1 (YFL025C); ancestral locus Anc_8.46), whose protein sequence is MGIRRLIGGITRPIFNKVNPSSKYSRVRAGNEDREKPSLKYNSSDIVAKKPYTYNTFSILGIICICSILLVSLFKRFGGADAPQCKSIYMYPSYARIDGFDERYTPLAHKYHLYLYREQSVDKGPLNGDELQLDGIPVLFIPGNAGSYRQSRSIASACSNLYVDPDIRATLNNKNVQNLDFFTADFNEDFTAFHGGTMLDQAEYLNDAIAYIMSLYERTPDYPHPIPESVIIVGHSMGGIVARVMLTLRNHVPGSISSILTLSSPHAASPVTFDGDILKLYKKTNEYWRGQLSHNDTFFSNNISLVSITGGILDTTLPADYASVEDLISLDNGFTSFTTTIPEVWTPIDHLAIVWCKQLREVIARFLLECTDASKPEKVKTLDERLQIARKLLLSGFEDYASAHSQLNYPQENLQEFSDNFFSDYTTLETNNVLNITVSNLRNWENNYTKIDLPSNISSTEHLKFMLLTSLDIPMVYFCKKSSNLSCIAADDSILTIPRSSKGIHFAADSSFGEKINPFKAISVGKSILQKYDYLMISKPTYDDFSEQEALKKNEGFLLAHLSDESNFEVSNITPSQILLFGETLRLSGKGIEQVISFSNLWDSLLSYKLETKIEENNESIAADEALFQPFIRQWIYEPFETKWHLDILNQDIEINMHNVAPFIPLNVTESRALQLSFYIPPGMYLEAKMTINWSLTLKMLFIRYRLALASFPIGFIALVLAYQFYWYNNTSEFPPFDATLGYILKKHGILMIFTLFLASPAVNNKLAQRILYLLDPIGLNYPFLLSKKHMHTNFYYLGIRDWVMSTIGVLFGTMTIGLLALVSMILKFLGSIINLLQQKLQNGNAEAKESVHVVEPRVYGKGRLMASVFLLLLIFFYIPYQMAFIITLVIQIITCIRVTLLQASNNAQKTNLLNFNMTLLMLLLFVSAINIPIIIVFLHNVAIKWETSFKSHHNVLAVAPIIFLVGNNSLLKMPKSASINSLDGTITIILFVYLTFFSFVYGIRNLYWIHHLVNIICAWLLFFEAIN, encoded by the coding sequence ATGGGTATTAGGAGATTAATTGGTGGTATAACGCGACCtatattcaataaagtCAACCCATCTAGTAAATACTCCAGAGTACGTGCTGGTAACGAAGACCGGGAAAAACCTTCGCTCAAGTATAACAGCAGTGATATTGTGGCAAAAAAACCTTACACATATAATACTTTCTCTATTCTTGGCATAATATGCATTTGTTCGATTTTACTAGTATCGTTATTTAAACGGTTTGGCGGCGCAGATGCTCCCCAGTGCAAgtctatttatatgtacCCATCCTACGCAAGGATAGATGGTTTTGACGAAAGATATACGCCATTGGCCCACAAGTATCACCTTTACTTGTACCGGGAACAAAGCGTAGATAAAGGACCACTAAACGGTGATGAACTACAACTCGATGGTATTCCTGTACTTTTCATACCTGGAAATGCAGGCTCTTACAGACAATCTAGATCAATCGCCTCCGCATGCTCTAATTTATATGTTGACCCTGATATCAGAGCAactttgaataataaaaatgtaCAAAATTTGGACTTCTTTACAGCCGATTTCAatgaagattttactgCCTTCCATGGTGGAACGATGCTTGACCAGGCAGAATATTTGAATGATGCCATCGCGTATATTATGTCCCTCTATGAAAGAACTCCTGATTATCCACATCCGATCCCAGAATCCGTTATCATTGTAGGGCATTCTATGGGCGGTATCGTAGCCAGGGTCATGCTAACTTTAAGGAATCACGTCCCAGGAAGTATAAGCTCCATATTGACTTTATCTTCACCTCATGCTGCCTCGCCAGTGACTTTCGATGGTGATATTCTAAAGCTTTACAAAAAGACCAATGAATACTGGAGAGGTCAGTTATCGCACAATGACacatttttctcaaataaTATTTCACTGGTTTCCATCACGGGCGGCATATTAGACACTACTTTACCTGCAGATTATGCATCTGTAGAGGATTTAATAAGCTTAGATAATGGGTTCACAAGCTTCACAACAACTATTCCAGAAGTTTGGACTCCAATTGATCATTTAGCCATTGTTTGGTGTAAGCAGCTGAGAGAAGTTATAGCGCGGTTTCTATTAGAATGCACAGATGCCTCCAAACCCGAAAAAGTCAAGACATTGGATGAAAGATTGCAAATTGCAAGAAAACTTCTCCTTTCGGGTTTTGAGGACTACGCATCAGCGCATAGTCAACTGAATTATCCTCAGGAGAACTTACAGGAATTCAGTGACAACTTCTTTTCGGATTATACAACCTTGGAGACGAACAATGTCTTGAATATTACAGTATCTAACCTTAGAAACTGGGAAAATAATTATACAAAAATAGATCTTCCAAGTAACATATCCTCCACGGAACACCTAAAATTCATGTTGTTGACTAGTTTGGATATCCCTATGGTATATTTTTGTAAGAAGTCTTCGAACCTGAGTTGCATAGCGGCCGATGATAGTATTTTAACAATACCCAGGTCTTCAAAAGGCATTCATTTTGCAGCTGATTCTTCCTTCGGAGAGAAAATAAATCCATTCAAAGCAATCAGTGTCGGCAAAAGCATATTACAAAAGTACGACTACCTGATGATAAGTAAACCTACTTATGACGACTTTTCTGAACAAGAAGctctcaaaaaaaatgaaggttttcttttggccCACTTATCCGATGAGTCCAATTTTGAAGTGAGTAATATCACGCCTTCTCAAATTTTACTCTTTGGCGAAACATTGCGCTTAAGTGGCAAAGGCATTGAGCAAGTCATAAGTTTTAGTAACCTATGGGATTCTTTACTATCGTACAAATTAGagacaaaaattgaagaaaacaatgaaagCATTGCGGCTGATGAAGCGTTATTTCAGCCTTTCATAAGACAGTGGATTTACGAACCGTTCGAGACCAAATGGCACTTGGATATCCTGAATCAAGACATCGAGATAAATATGCACAACGTAGCACCATTTATTCCACTAAATGTAACCGAATCAAGGGCGCTTCAATTAAGCTTTTATATTCCGCCTGGAATGTATCTGGAAGCTAAGATGACCATTAATTGGTCTTTGACTTTGAAAATGCTTTTTATTAGATACAGATTAGCTCTTGCATCGTTTCCAATTGGATTCATTGCGCTCGTACTGGCATACCAGTTCTACTGGTACAACAATACGTCTGAATTCCCTCCTTTTGATGCCACCCTGGGttatattttgaaaaagcatGGAATACTCATGATTTTTACACTTTTTTTAGCTTCACCTGCAGTCAATAATAAGTTGGCCCAGCGAATACTTTATTTGTTAGATCCCATTGGTTTGAATTatccatttcttttatcCAAAAAACATATGCatacaaatttttattatttggGGATTAGAGATTGGGTTATGTCGACTATTGGGGTATTGTTTGGCACTATGACGATTGGTTTGCTAGCTCTAGTTTCCATGATTCTCAAATTTCTGGGATCAATAataaatcttcttcaacaaaaacTGCAAAATGGAAATGCTGAGGCCAAGGAAAGTGTTCACGTTGTTGAACCTAGGGTATATGGTAAGGGTAGATTAATGGCATCggtttttttattgcttttgatatttttttacataCCATACCAAATGGCTTTTATTATTACGCTGGTGATTCAAATAATTACCTGTATTAGAGTAACCCTATTACAAGCATCAAACAACGCGCAGAAAACTAACTTACTGAATTTTAATATGACGTTACTTATGCTCTTATTATTTGTGAGTGCAATCAACATTCCtatcattattgttttcttgcatAATGTCGCCATCAAGTGGGAGACTTCATTCAAGTCGCATCACAACGTCCTAGCCGTCGCACcgataatttttttagttgGAAATAATTCTCTTCTCAAGATGCCAAAAAGCGCATCTATAAATTCGTTAGATGGTACGATCACTATTATCCTATTCGTTTACTTAACATTCTTCAGCTTTGTTTATGGAATAAGAAACTTATACTGGATACATCATTTAGTAAATATAATATGTGCCTGGCTACTATTTTTCGAAGCAATAAATTAg
- the STE2 gene encoding alpha-factor pheromone receptor STE2 (similar to Saccharomyces cerevisiae STE2 (YFL026W); ancestral locus Anc_8.45), which produces MSGTTPSLSDLFYDPTYNPGLSIIDYTSIYGNGTTITFDELQGLVNSTVTQAIMFGVRCGAAALTLIVMWMISRSKKTPIFIINQVSLLLILLHSALYFKYLLSNYSSVTYALTGFPQFISRGDVHVYGATNIIQVLLVASIETSLVFQIKVIFTGDNFKKMGLMLTSTSFTLGLATVIMYFVSAVKGMIATYQDVGATQNKYFNASTILLASSINFMSFVLVVKLILAVRSRRFLGLKQFDSFHILLIMSCQSLLVPSVIFILAYSLKPNQGTDVLTTVATLLAVLSLPLSSMWATAANNASKTNTITSDFTTSTDRFYPGAPSSFRTDSINNDAKSSLRSRLYDLYPRKKESISDKHSEKTFVVEAADDIEKNQFYQLPTPTSSKKTRAGPFADTSYNEVDSERVDMYTPNTAADEEARRFWTEDSDRL; this is translated from the coding sequence ATGTCTGGCACAACACCTTCATTAAGCGATCTGTTTTATGATCCAACGTATAATCCAGGTCTCAGCATCATTGATTACACTTCTATATATGGAAACGGGACCACTATCACGTTCGATGAGTTGCAGGGCTTAGTCAACAGTACGGTTACTCAGGCTATCATGTTCGGTGTCAGGTGTGGCGCGGCCGCATTGACTTTGATTGTTATGTGGATGATATCGAGAAGCAAAAAGACACCAATCTTTATTATTAATCAAGTTTCATTACTTTTAATTCTTTTGCATTCTGCCCTctatttcaaatatttacTCTCTAATTACTCGTCAGTGACTTATGCCCTCACTGGGTTTCCTCAATTCATCAGCAGAGGCGACGTTCATGTTTATGGTGCTACAAATATTATTCAAGTGTTGCTAGTGGCTTCTATTGAGACCTCATTAGTGTTTCAGATCAAGGTTATCTTCACAGGtgacaatttcaaaaagatgGGCTTAATGTTGACATCAACATCCTTCACCCTGGGGCTTGCTACAGTAATCATGTATTTCGTGAGTGCTGTTAAGGGCATGATTGCAACTTACCAAGATGTCGGTGCAActcaaaataaatatttcaatGCGTCCACCATCCTACTAGCATCCTCGATCAACTTCATGTCATTTGTCCTGGTAGTTAAATTGATTCTGGCCGTAAGATCGAGAAGGTTCCTTGGTCTTAAGCAATTTGACAGTTTTCATATTTTACTTATCATGTCTTGTCAGTCTTTGCTGGTTCCATCAGTGATATTCATTCTCGCATACAGTTTGAAACCGAACCAAGGTACAGACGTTTTAACTACCGTTGCCACATTATTAGCCGTTTTGTCTTTGCCATTATCATCAATGTGGGCGACAGCCGCCAACAACGCATCTAAGACAAATACTATCACTTCAGATTTTACAACTTCAACAGATAGATTCTATCCAGGCGCACCTTCCAGTTTCCGAACTGACAGCATCAACAATGATGCAAAAAGCAGCCTTAGAAGTAGATTGTATGACTTATACCctagaaagaaagaatcGATATCAGATAAACATTCGGAAAAAACTTTTGTGGTTGAGGCTGCTGATGACATAGAAAAGAATCAGTTTTATCAACTTCCTACACCTACAAGTTCCAAGAAGACAAGGGCAGGGCCCTTTGCTGATACAAGCTATAACGAAGTGGATAGTGAACGTGTCGACATGTACACTCCCAATACAGCTGCCGACGAAGAAGCAAGAAGGTTTTGGACTGAAGACAGTGACCGCCTATGA
- the CAK1 gene encoding cyclin-dependent protein kinase-activating kinase CAK1 (similar to Saccharomyces cerevisiae CAK1 (YFL029C); ancestral locus Anc_8.40), with the protein MLLDGIELTRCQLVSSTRTARIYRSNTYAIKCLAQDFDIPPHNAKFELSILHKVGTECRHILPLLESKIIGGDLLLLFPFEEMNLYEFMQSQYRKDRRKNNPYYDLLNPTTEAVANPPVDRYINRLDVNRYCLSFFRQLVGGIAFLHDNKIIHRDIKPQNIMLTTQAATPAPPQLYIIDFGISYDMESMSQTNLEPMDSKITDISTGIYKAPEVLFGVKCYDGGVDVWSLLIIISQWFQRETDRMGHVPAMIDDGSDDTNSDGSDFRLICSIFEKLGIPSIQQWEVVAQHGSVDAFVGMFGADGDGNYILDQVKDVQISTIKKIMPRLDEVADVKVKQKFIDCIMGIVSFSPSGRWDCHRILQELEKP; encoded by the coding sequence ATGTTGTTAGATGGTATAGAGCTTACACGTTGTCAATTGGTCAGCTCGACAAGAACCGCTAGAATTTACAGATCAAATACATATGCCATCAAATGTTTGGCACAAGATTTCGATATCCCGCCACATAATGCCAAATTCGAATTATCGATATTACACAAAGTGGGCACCGAATGCCGGCACATCTTACCACTGCTAGAGTCCAAGATCATCGGAGGTGATCTACTGCTGCTATTCCCCTTCGAAGAAATGAATCTTTATGAATTTATGCAATCGCAGTATAGAAaagatagaagaaaaaataatccaTATTATGACTTGTTGAATCCCACCACCGAAGCCGTTGCGAATCCGCCAGTTGACAGATACATCAACCGGCTGGATGTGAACCGGTACTGCCTGTCCTTTTTCCGGCAACTGGTGGGGGGGATTGCATTTTTACATGATAACAAGATTATCCATCGTGATATCAAACCGCAAAACATCATGCTGACAACCCAGGCCGCAACGCCAGCGCCTCCACAGTTATACATCATCGATTTTGGTATCTCGTACGACATGGAAAGCATGTCACAGACAAATTTAGAGCCCATGGATAGTAAGATCACTGATATAAGCACAGGAATATACAAGGCACCGGAAGTTTTGTTCGGTGTGAAATGCTACGATGGTGGTGTGGACGTTTGGTCATTACTGATAATCATCTCCCAATGGTTCCAGAGAGAAACGGACCGTATGGGGCATGTTCCGGCGATGATTGACGATGGAAGTGACGACACAAACTCGGATGGAAGCGACTTCAGATTGATTTGTTCGATTTTCGAGAAATTGGGCATACCATCTATTCAACAATGGGAAGTGGTTGCGCAACATGGGTCTGTTGATGCATTTGTCGGTATGTTTGGTGCGGATGGTGACGGTAACTATATACTGGACCAGGTAAAGGATGTCCAGATTAGtacaataaagaaaatcatgCCTCGACTGGATGAAGTTGCGGACGTGAAAGTCAAGCAAAAGTTCATTGACTGTATCATGGGGATTGTGTCATTTTCACCAAGCGGGAGATGGGATTGCCATAGAATCTTGCAAGAGTTGGAAAAGCcatga
- the GYP8 gene encoding GTPase-activating protein GYP8 (similar to Saccharomyces cerevisiae GYP8 (YFL027C); ancestral locus Anc_8.44), whose product MSLRSFFNTSHSNHDKDAIAGKDFDAYFQSLIGSNSEKAEEQKGKAISKLLKEKNVRLLRCMGLGPLGFVSNSLRKDCWYELLASQLYIDGSAEYIPPVDKHKDEGQVILDAERSFGGISNKNLKLQLKALLVELITGILRKYPTLNYYQGYHDIVSVFIICFSSNVVEDNALEWKTLSLRDQIDMERLFYCVESFTLLYLRDFMMDSLDFSFEQLRLISSLIKESNLKFYNVFKFDENEPLFAIGSILTIFAHNLKPINSGDTNLHKILFQIFDMTISLQSMHIPLIIYKNLLLQNAPEILKHIEANSDVFENDFDLRHGAIQTVLQEKLCDESLWEEVLQITRDHSTSASKKVLKRVHLNKYSTLLNTAYGKPRSFDMDTIIFYLNEQTKMNERYKKEKYRGVTTKSKTRALFKRLGHFLPSKYNKLGKISLLIGILAILYQLQTTRSLSLLLSLRYMISTKLKELSHMHMNLHDVNHIWMDPIKDILKLGHQNR is encoded by the coding sequence ATGTCACTACGGTCGTTCTTTAACACTAGCCACAGCAATCATGATAAGGATGCGATAGCAGgaaaagattttgatgCCTATTTTCAATCGCTTATTGGTTCAAACAGCGAAAAGGCAGAAGAACAGAAAGGAAAAGCGATATCGAAGttgttgaaagaaaaaaatgttcgTTTGTTGAGATGTATGGGGTTGGGACCACTGGGATTTGTCTCCAACTCACTCCGAAAGGATTGTTGGTATGAATTGTTGGCGTCGCAGTTGTATATTGATGGTTCAGCAGAATACATTCCACCAGTAGATAAGCATAAGGACGAGGGACAGGTGATTTTGGATGCAGAAAGATCTTTTGGTGGGATTTCCAACAAGAACTTAAAGTTACAATTGAAAGCGTTGCTGGTGGAACTGATCACCGGTATACTGAGAAAGTACCCGACTTTAAATTATTACCAAGGTTATCATGACATTGTATCTGTCTTCATCATATGTTTTAGTTCGAATGTTGTGGAAGATAATGCGCTAGAATGGAAGACCCTCTCATTGCGAGATCAAATCGACATGGAAAGATTATTTTATTGTGTTGAATCATTTACGTTATTATATTTGAGAGATTTTATGATGGACTCGCTAGATTTCTCATTTGAACAGTTGAGATTGATCTCTTCATTGATAAAGGAGTCTAATCTGAAATTCTACAACGTATTCAAATTCGACGAAAATGAACCCCTTTTCGCCATTGGATCCATATTGACAATCTTCGCACACAATTTGAAACCGATTAATAGCGGCGACACCAATCTTCATAAAATTCTTTTCCAGATATTTGATATGACCATATCCTTGCAATCCATGCATATACCCTTGATCATATACAAAAACTTGCTTTTGCAAAATGCGCCTGAAATTCTGAAGCACATAGAAGCTAATTCTGATGTTTTCGAAAACGACTTCGATTTGCGTCATGGTGCCATACAAACGGttttacaagaaaaactaTGTGATGAATCGCTTTGGGAGGAAGTCCTGCAGATAACTAGAGACCATTCCACAAGCGCCAGCAAGAAGGTCTTGAAAAGGGTGCATCTAAACAAATATAGCACGTTGCTGAATACAGCGTATGGCAAGCCTAGAAGTTTCGATATGGATACCATCATATTCTATCTAAACgaacaaacaaaaatgaacGAGCGTTataagaaggaaaaataccGTGGAGTCACCACTAAATCGAAGACGAGGGCTTTATTCAAGCGACTTGGCCATTTTTTACCCTCCAAATATAACAAGTTGggtaaaatttctttattaatTGGAATTCTAGCTATCCTGTACCAATTGCAGACTACGAGGTCACTGAGTTTATTGCTCAGTCTACGGTACATGATTTCTACAAAGTTGAAAGAGTTGTCGCATATGCATATGAATTTGCATGACGTCAATCACATCTGGATGGATCCAATAAAGGACATTTTGAAGCTGGGGCATCAAAATAGATAA